In Miscanthus floridulus cultivar M001 chromosome 5, ASM1932011v1, whole genome shotgun sequence, one genomic interval encodes:
- the LOC136450584 gene encoding uncharacterized protein, translated as MSVPGAPSGRGSGGGGGSRSFDFGADDVLCSYDDFAATSEPKRPDPADKDFHDSRLGRPFVKPYEQESYGKEDVLSAVEKCMKKYADNLLRSLEGITSRLSQLEIYCYKLERSIGELRSDVLRDETDHRLKSLEKHLHEVHRSIQILRDKQELAEAQKELAKFQLTQDTSKKKEDVPTPSIPEQKKLEENPDTSNQQLALVLPHQVMPSLAPRASESVQQYKDQPVQQSAPTPPVPQQDRYVLSQAIVCYPQRQAPGIQDTQGQQLQPEVQYLPARPPAQDVPVHAPSQPPQAGNQTQRQPYPTYQQQWHQQSSQPTPALVAQTQQTFSQSFPPPAQQPQLSNVQQFPPQPVQQPQSNAQQYPPPVQPQQSSPQLPPQAMQPQHPPVQTQMRPQTPPNYPHYQPHQPLNPTPETLPGNVAMQGPYSTAAPSGASRSEPPYSYGGPGIPPSQLLPQHNMQRHQLPSSQGSFGPPPSKGSYAGPPQYAPQGNPQGYNTGYAYPPSGPPAVQPQQMPPGGVGMNHPGSHMMRGHPYGEMMEKAITMGYPRDQVLNVTQRMAESGQPMDFNTLLDRLNEAGSGAPPPRAW; from the exons ATGTCCGTCCCCGGCGCCCCCTCGGGCcgcggctccggcggcggcggcggatcccgCAGCTTCGACTTCGGCGCCGACGACGTGCTCTGCTCCTACGATGACTTCGCCGCCACATCCGAGCCCAAGCGCCCCGATCCGGCCGACAAG GATTTTCATGACAGCAGATTGGGGAGGCCATTTGTGAAACCTTATGAACAAGAAAGTTATGGCAAGGAGGATGTGCTTTCTGCTGTTGAGAAATGCATGAAAAAGTACGCTGATAATTTGCTACGATCTCTCGAGGGAATCACTAGTCGTCTTTCACAACTGGAGATTTATTGCTATAAGCTCGAGAGATCCATAGGTGAACTTCGAAGCGATGTACTTCGTGATGAGACTGACCATAGATTGAAGTCTCTTGAGAAACATCTACATGAA GTACACAGGTCTATCCAAATTCTTAGGGACAAACAGGAGTTAGCTGAAGCTCAGAAGGAATTGGCCAAATTTCAACTTACACAAGATACATCTAAAAAGAAGGAAGATGTACCAACACCATCTATTCCTGAGCAAAAGAAGCTTGAAGAAAACCCTGATACATCAAACCAGCAATTGGCTCTTGTTTTACCTCATCAGGTGATGCCATCACTTGCACCTAGAGCTTCTGAATCAGTCCAACAGTACAAGGATCAACCTGTGCAACAATCAGCCCCTACCCCTCCTGTGCCACAGCAGGACCGCTATGTTCTTAGCCAAGCCATCGTCTGCTACCCACAGCGCCAAGCTCCAGGTATCCAGGACACACAGGGGCAACAATTGCAACCAGAAGTGCAATACTTACCAGCAAGACCCCCAGCACAAGATGTTCCGGTCCATGCTCCATCCCAACCACCTCAAGCCGGAAATCAAACACAGCGACAGCCTTACCCTACTTACCAGCAGCAGTGGCACCAGCAATCCTCCCAGCCAACTCCTGCACTGGTGGCCCAGACACAACAGACTTTCTCACAGTCATTTCCTCCACCTGCACAGCAGCCCCAGTTATCCAATGTGCAGCAGTTTCCACCGCAACCAGTACAGCAGCCCCAATCCAATGCTCAACAGTATCCTCCACCAGTGCAACCACAGCAATCTAGCCCACAGCTTCCTCCTCAGGCAATGCAACCACAACATCCTCCTGTGCAAACTCAGATGAGACCTCAAACCCCACCAAACTACCCTCATTATCAACCCCACCAGCCATTGAACCCCACCCCTGAAACTCTTCCTGGCAATGTGGCTATGCAGGGACCATACAGCACTGCTGCTCCATCAGGTGCCAGCCGTTCTGAACCGCCATATTCGTATGGAGGGCCTGGCATCCCACCGTCTCAGCTACTGCCGCAGCACAACATGCAAAGGCACCAGCTACCTTCAAGTCAGGGCTCCTTTGGGCCACCTCCAAGCAAAGGGTCCTATGCTGGCCCTCCACAGTATGCGCCACAGGGCAATCCGCAAGGCTACAACACTGGCTACGCGTACCCACCAAGCGGCCCTCCAGCAGTCCAGCCGCAGCAAATGCCCCCAGGTGGAGTCGGCATGAACCATCCGGGGTCGCATATGATGCGTGGCCATCCCTACGGAGAAATGATGGAGAAGGCGATCACCATGGGATACCCTAGGGACCAGGTGCTGAACGTCACCCAAAGGATGGCAGAGAGTGGCCAGCCAATGGATTTCAACACCCTGCTCGACAGGCTGAACGAAGCAGGGTCGGGAGCACCACCCCCACGCGCGTGGTGA